The following coding sequences are from one Streptomyces sp. NBC_01294 window:
- the secA gene encoding preprotein translocase subunit SecA, whose translation MSVFNKLMRAGEGKILRKLHRIADQVNSIEEDFVNLSDAELRALTDEYKQRFQDGESLDDLLPEAFATTREAAKRVLGQRHYDVQIMGGAALHLGYVAEMKTGEGKTLVGTLPAYLNALSGKGVHLITVNDYLAERDSELMGRVHKFLGLEVGCILANMSPAQRREQYSCDITYGTNNEFGFDYLRDNMAWSQDELVQRGHNFAVVDEVDSILVDEARTPLIISGPADQATKWYGDFAKLVTRLTKGEAGQPLKGIEETGDYEVDEKKRTVAIHETGVAKVEDWLGIENLYESVNTPLVGYLNNAIKAKELFKADKDYVVIDGEVMIVDEHTGRILAGRRYNEGMHQAIEAKEGVDIKDENQTLATITLQNFFRLYSKLSGMTGTAMTEAAEFHQIYKLGVVPIPTNRDMVRKDQPDLIYRTEVAKFAAVVDDIAEKHEKGQPILVGTTSVEKSEYLSQQLSKRGIPHEVLNAKQHDREATIVAQAGRRGAVTVATNMAGRGTDIKLGGNPDDLAEAELRQQGLDPEEHIEEWAHALPAALTRAEAAVKTEFEEVKDLGGLYVLGTERHESRRIDNQLRGRSGRQGDPGESRFYLSLGDDLMRLFKAQMVERVMAMANVPDDVPIENKMVTRAIASAQSQVETQNFETRKNVLKYDEVLNSQREVIYGERRRVLEGEDLQEQVRFMMDDTIDAYIAAETVEGFAEEWDLERLWNAFRQLYPVKVTIEELEEAAGDRAGITAEFIAESVKDDIHEQYETREKTLGSEIMRELERRVVLSVLDRKWREHLYEMDYLQEGIGLRAMAQKDPLVEYQREGFDMFNAMQDGIKEESVGYLFNLEVQVEQQVEEVLVQDAAPSLTKAPAAAGAGARPEIRAKGLDAPQRPDRLHFSAPTVDGEGGVVEGDFESDVASGEGDGMTRAERRKAQKAAGGRRRKK comes from the coding sequence GTGTCCGTCTTCAACAAGCTCATGCGTGCAGGCGAAGGCAAGATCCTGCGCAAACTGCACCGCATCGCGGACCAGGTCAACTCCATCGAAGAGGACTTCGTCAACCTCTCCGACGCCGAGTTGCGGGCGCTCACGGACGAGTACAAGCAGCGTTTCCAGGACGGCGAGAGCCTGGACGACCTGCTGCCCGAGGCCTTCGCGACCACGCGCGAGGCCGCCAAGCGCGTCCTCGGCCAGCGTCACTACGACGTCCAGATCATGGGCGGCGCGGCGCTGCACCTCGGCTACGTCGCCGAGATGAAGACCGGTGAGGGCAAGACCCTCGTCGGCACCCTGCCCGCGTACCTGAACGCGCTGTCCGGCAAGGGCGTCCACCTGATCACGGTGAACGACTACCTCGCCGAGCGCGACTCCGAGCTGATGGGCCGGGTGCACAAGTTCCTCGGCCTGGAGGTCGGCTGCATCCTCGCGAACATGTCGCCGGCGCAGCGCCGCGAGCAGTACAGCTGCGACATCACCTACGGCACGAACAACGAGTTCGGCTTCGACTACCTGCGCGACAACATGGCCTGGTCGCAGGACGAGCTCGTCCAGCGCGGCCACAACTTCGCCGTGGTCGACGAGGTCGACTCGATCCTGGTCGACGAGGCCCGTACCCCGCTGATCATCTCCGGCCCCGCCGATCAGGCCACGAAGTGGTACGGCGACTTCGCGAAGCTGGTGACCCGCCTGACCAAGGGCGAGGCCGGCCAGCCGCTGAAGGGCATCGAGGAGACCGGCGACTACGAGGTCGACGAGAAGAAGCGCACCGTCGCCATCCACGAGACCGGTGTCGCCAAGGTCGAGGACTGGCTCGGCATCGAAAACCTCTACGAGTCGGTGAACACCCCGCTCGTCGGTTACCTCAACAACGCGATCAAGGCCAAGGAGCTCTTCAAGGCCGACAAGGACTACGTCGTCATCGACGGCGAAGTCATGATCGTCGACGAGCACACCGGCCGTATCCTCGCCGGCCGCCGCTACAACGAGGGCATGCACCAGGCGATCGAGGCGAAGGAAGGGGTGGACATCAAGGACGAGAACCAGACCCTCGCCACGATCACCCTGCAGAACTTCTTCCGCCTCTACTCGAAGCTGTCGGGCATGACCGGTACGGCCATGACCGAGGCCGCCGAGTTCCACCAGATCTACAAGCTCGGCGTCGTCCCGATCCCGACCAACCGCGACATGGTCCGCAAGGACCAGCCGGACCTGATCTACCGGACCGAGGTCGCGAAGTTCGCCGCCGTCGTCGACGACATCGCGGAGAAGCACGAGAAGGGCCAGCCGATCCTCGTCGGTACGACGTCGGTCGAGAAGTCCGAGTACCTCTCCCAGCAGCTCTCCAAGCGCGGCATCCCGCACGAGGTGCTCAACGCCAAGCAGCACGACCGTGAGGCGACGATCGTCGCCCAGGCCGGCCGCCGCGGCGCGGTCACCGTCGCCACGAACATGGCCGGCCGCGGTACCGACATCAAGCTCGGCGGCAACCCGGACGACCTCGCCGAGGCCGAGCTGCGCCAGCAGGGCCTGGACCCGGAGGAGCACATCGAGGAGTGGGCGCACGCCCTCCCCGCGGCGCTCACCCGGGCCGAGGCCGCGGTGAAGACGGAGTTCGAGGAGGTCAAGGACCTCGGCGGGCTGTACGTGCTGGGCACCGAGCGCCACGAGTCGCGGCGTATCGACAACCAGCTGCGCGGCCGCTCCGGCCGACAGGGCGACCCGGGCGAGTCCCGCTTCTACCTGTCGCTGGGCGACGACCTGATGCGCCTGTTCAAGGCGCAGATGGTCGAGCGCGTCATGGCGATGGCCAACGTCCCCGACGACGTGCCGATCGAGAACAAGATGGTGACGCGCGCGATCGCGTCCGCCCAGTCGCAGGTCGAGACCCAGAACTTCGAGACGCGCAAGAACGTCCTGAAGTACGACGAGGTCCTCAACAGCCAGCGCGAGGTCATCTACGGCGAGCGCCGCCGCGTCCTGGAGGGCGAGGACCTCCAGGAGCAGGTCCGCTTCATGATGGACGACACGATCGACGCGTACATCGCGGCCGAGACGGTCGAGGGCTTCGCCGAGGAGTGGGACCTGGAGCGGCTGTGGAACGCCTTCCGGCAGCTCTACCCGGTGAAGGTCACCATCGAGGAGCTCGAAGAGGCCGCGGGTGACCGTGCGGGCATCACCGCCGAGTTCATCGCGGAGTCCGTCAAGGACGACATCCACGAGCAGTACGAGACGCGTGAGAAGACGCTCGGCTCCGAGATCATGCGTGAGCTGGAGCGGCGCGTGGTCCTGTCGGTGCTCGACCGCAAGTGGCGCGAGCACCTGTACGAGATGGACTACCTGCAGGAGGGCATCGGCCTGCGGGCGATGGCCCAGAAGGACCCGCTGGTCGAGTACCAGCGCGAGGGCTTCGACATGTTCAACGCCATGCAGGACGGCATCAAGGAGGAGTCCGTCGGCTACCTGTTCAACCTGGAGGTCCAGGTCGAGCAGCAGGTCGAGGAGGTTCTGGTGCAGGATGCGGCGCCGTCCCTGACGAAGGCGCCGGCCGCGGCGGGCGCGGGTGCGCGGCCGGAGATCCGGGCGAAGGGGCTGGACGCTCCGCAGCGTCCGGACCGGCTGCACTTCTCGGCTCCTACGGTCGACGGGGAGGGCGGCGTGGTCGAGGGCGACTTCGAGAGCGATGTCGCCTCCGGCGAGGGGGACGGGATGACGCGGGCCGAGCGGCGCAAGGCGCAGAAGGCTGCCGGCGGGCGTCGCCGTAAGAAGTAG